The genomic stretch ATCCACGGGATGGCGCGCAGGCTTTCGATACCCCCGGCGCGGCGCTTGGCCGGGCGGCTGCCCAGCGGCAGGCGCCCCAGCTCCTGTTCTGGCGTCGACTGGCGGAAGTACTCGACGAAATCGGGGTTCTCCCGTACCACGCTGCGGTAGGCCTGGACACCATCGGCAGCCAACTGGTCCATCACCTCACGCCAGGCAGGTTGCGGGGGCGGCGGTGGCAACAGCGTGGCTTCAAGCACGGCAGCCAGGTACAGGTTGAGGTTTTGCTCGGCGATGCCCGGCAGGCCGAACTTGAAGCGAATCATTTCACCCTGCTCGGTGGTGCGGAAACGCCCCGCTACCGAACCCGGTGGCTGCGACAGGATCGCGGCATGGGCCGGGCCACCGCCTCGCCCGACCGTACCGCCACGACCGTGGAACAGCAGCAGCTCGACCTGATGCTCGGCACAGATACGCACCAGGTTTTCCTGAGCCCGGTACTGCGCCCAGGCAGCAGCCGTGGTGCCGGCGTCCTTGGCCGAATCGGAGTAGCCGATCATCACTTCCTGCGGGCCGCGCAGGCCCGCGCGGTAGCCCGGCAGGCCAAGCAGGCGCTGCATGACCGGGCCGGCGTTGTCGAGGTCGGCCAGGGTCTCGAACAGTGGCACCACACGCATGGGGCGGGTCAGGCCGGCTTCCTTGAGCAACAGTTGTACCGCCAGTACATCCGAGGCGGCCCCCGCCATGGAGATGACGTAAGACCCCAGCGAGGCGGCCGGTGCAGCGGCCACTTCCCTGCAGGTCGCCAGCACTTCGGCGGTGTCCGCTTGCGGCTTGAAATGCGCAGGTAGCAGGGGCCGGCGGTTTTTCAACTCGGCCTGGAGGAACGCGATGCGCTGCTCCTCATCCCAGTCGGCGTAACGCCCCAGGCCCAGGTAATCGGTAATCTCGGTCAGCGCATCACGGTGACGGGCAGCGTCCTGGCGCACGTCCAGGCGGCCCAGGAACAGGCCGAAGGTGACCGCACGGCGCAAGCAGTCAAGCAGCGGGCCTTCAGCGATAACGCCCATGCCGCATTCGTGCAGTGACTGGTAGCACAGCTCCAGCGGCGCGATCAGCTCGCAGTTCTCCACCAGCACGTCGGCACCGGCCGGTTGGTTGCTGGTCAAGGCCGACTGCGCCCATGCGCGTGTCGCACGCAGGCGGTCGCGCAATCGCTTGAGCACTGCGCGGTAAGGTTCGGCACTGTCGCCGACTTGTGCGCGCAGGGCGTCGCTGGCCTGCTGCATGGACAGCTCGGCGGCCAGTGCGTCGATATCGCGCAGGAACAGGTCGGCGGCCATCCAGCGCGCCAACAGCAGCACTTCGCGGGTGACGGCAGCCGTCACATTGGGGTTGCCATCACGGTCGCCACCCATCCACGAGGCAAAGCGGATCGGCGCGGCCTCCAGCGGCAGCCGCAGGCCAGTGGCCTCCAGCAGGGCCTTGTCGACCTTGCGCAGGTGGCTGGGGATGGCGTGCCACAGCGAATGCTCGATCACTGCGAAACCCCACTTGGCTTCGTCTACCGGCGTAGGCCGAGTACGGCGGATTTCTTCGGTGTGCCAGGCCTCGGCGATCAGCCGGCGCAGGCGTTCGCGCACTTGCTGGCGTTCTGCCGGGGTCAGGTCACGATGGTCCTGTGCGGCCAGTTGGCCGGCGATCGCGTCGTACTTCTGGATCAGCGTGCGGCGGGCCACTTCGGTGGGGTGTGCGGTGAGCACCAACTGGATATCGAGCTTGGCCAGTTGCCGGGCCAGGGCGTCGTTGCTGTGGCCGGCCTGCTTCAGACGCCCCAGCAGCTCGGGCAGTACCCGCGCTTCGAAAGGTTCGGGTTGGTCAGCGTCGCGGCGGCGGATCAACTGGTACTGCTCGGCCATGTTGGCCAGGTTGAGGAACTGGTTGAAGGCCCTCGCTACAGGCAGCAGGTCTTCTTCGGCCAAGTCCGCCAGGGTTGAACTCAGTTGCTCACCAGGGCCGCGGCGGTCGGCCTTGGCACTGTGGCGGATGTCCTCGATTTTCTGCAGGAACGCATCGCCATGCTGCTGGCGAATGGTTTCGCCAAGCAGTTCGCCCAACACATGGACATCTTCACGCAAACGCACATCGATATCGGTCATTGGCGCTCTCTCCGTTGCATCCCTATCAGCCTCAGCGCGCCCTGTGCAAGCGCGGGTTAACCCGTGAATAACCCAAGGCGGTGCCTGGCACCGGCGTTGCCGGTGTTCGCGGGTAAACCCGCTCCTACAGGGGGGCGGTATCCCCCAAGAGTGCCCACAGCCGGGCGACGATGGCAAGCCGTGATGGGCCAAACCAAACTAAAGTGAAAGCACAGCACTCCCATGCAGTGCAGCCTTTCCAGGCGTCAACAGAGGTCATCATGAAAATTCGTGAACTCGCCCAGCATTGGGAACAGAATGCCGCCGGCACCCTCAGCCGTACGGGCCATGTCCTGCACCTGGACCTGGAGTCCGAGGCGCGCCTGGCCGCGCTGATCGACATGTACCCCAAACGCACGGCCGAAGAACTGCTCGGCGAACTGGTCGCAGCCGCCCTTGAAGAATTGGAGGCCAGCTTCCCCTATGTACAGGGCCGCCAGGTCATCGCCACTGACGAAGAGGGTGACCCACTTTACGAAGACGTTGGTCCTACGCCGCGCTTTCTCTCCCTGTCCCGCCAACACCTGCATAACTTGAGCAACGCTACAGTCGACAGCGACAAGTAACCGTCCGCTCCCCCGTTCCGGGCCTGCTCAAGGCCCGGAATACCGCTTCAGCCTGAGAAAGTTCCAGACTAATCGCACTGACCGATCAGTCAGAAATAGTTATCCGATTACGACGCTTTTTTCTGAACTATTCGAAAAACGTCCGAGTCGGAGCCAATAGCCATCACGCTAAAACCCTGCACACTGCCCTCGTGCACCGTTGAGCTGAAGCGCGCGGTTTTGTCAGGGATTGAGCGATGGACTGCTACGGACATCGTCGTTATCAGGAGTGATCCAATGGAACTGACCACCATGAAGACCCGCACTAGCAAACTGTCATCCACTCATGTGCGCGGGTTCAAGCTGGCCGCGCTGGCACTGGGCAGTAGCCTGGTCCTGGCCGGCTGTGCGGGCAATCCGCCCACCGAGCAGTATGCCGTTACCCAGTCCGCCGTGAACTCC from Pseudomonas putida encodes the following:
- a CDS encoding phosphoenolpyruvate carboxylase; this encodes MTDIDVRLREDVHVLGELLGETIRQQHGDAFLQKIEDIRHSAKADRRGPGEQLSSTLADLAEEDLLPVARAFNQFLNLANMAEQYQLIRRRDADQPEPFEARVLPELLGRLKQAGHSNDALARQLAKLDIQLVLTAHPTEVARRTLIQKYDAIAGQLAAQDHRDLTPAERQQVRERLRRLIAEAWHTEEIRRTRPTPVDEAKWGFAVIEHSLWHAIPSHLRKVDKALLEATGLRLPLEAAPIRFASWMGGDRDGNPNVTAAVTREVLLLARWMAADLFLRDIDALAAELSMQQASDALRAQVGDSAEPYRAVLKRLRDRLRATRAWAQSALTSNQPAGADVLVENCELIAPLELCYQSLHECGMGVIAEGPLLDCLRRAVTFGLFLGRLDVRQDAARHRDALTEITDYLGLGRYADWDEEQRIAFLQAELKNRRPLLPAHFKPQADTAEVLATCREVAAAPAASLGSYVISMAGAASDVLAVQLLLKEAGLTRPMRVVPLFETLADLDNAGPVMQRLLGLPGYRAGLRGPQEVMIGYSDSAKDAGTTAAAWAQYRAQENLVRICAEHQVELLLFHGRGGTVGRGGGPAHAAILSQPPGSVAGRFRTTEQGEMIRFKFGLPGIAEQNLNLYLAAVLEATLLPPPPPQPAWREVMDQLAADGVQAYRSVVRENPDFVEYFRQSTPEQELGRLPLGSRPAKRRAGGIESLRAIPWIFGWTQTRLMLPAWLGWETALTNALARGQGELLAQMREQWPFFRTRIDMLEMVLAKADAQIAEAYDERLVQPHLLPLGAHLRDLLSQSCQVVLGLTRQPVLLAHSPETLEFISLRNTYLDPLHRLQAELLARSRSREAALDSPLEQALLVTVAGIAAGLRNTG
- a CDS encoding pilin assembly protein, whose translation is MKIRELAQHWEQNAAGTLSRTGHVLHLDLESEARLAALIDMYPKRTAEELLGELVAAALEELEASFPYVQGRQVIATDEEGDPLYEDVGPTPRFLSLSRQHLHNLSNATVDSDK